In the Hordeum vulgare subsp. vulgare chromosome 7H, MorexV3_pseudomolecules_assembly, whole genome shotgun sequence genome, one interval contains:
- the LOC123411609 gene encoding receptor-like protein kinase 5 — protein MAKPSQSVLVQLAAALLFPLARSDAASPTSTVYDELRSRGFPRGLLRANVTLDAGSEDFALDLISSCRILLPAYFCLTRRPVAVGFDRSLQHDEFMGSLRHELSGHVDELLGRVVADPAARCLVTGTFFVLPVTAARKLGITYATEPALIFNLYHRVHLLTKNGHFRCNEPRKDTITYITSMPAIEPRELMLYLQETDTTTLNQDDPIQSGPHPLPVVTSPAPSLLSHCCFIGGGGQHPLAPWSQPLCNVANLHHPSPLLLAFIVPLLTSTALLLARCRTATLLLTLLSLLIPTVTRPLAIVDMRRCAPRSVRSSLGIKTYFLHFLVVVLLLAGEANSRITTKEHKTLLAIKKEWGNPPQLASWDTTDHCSWPGVSCMARGGGLVTGLSFKRLNLTGNIPPSMCNLKYLIHLDFSYNKLTARFPGITLYACSWLRYLDLSNNCFHGVLPQDISRLAPSLKHLNLTNNNFSGVLPMAIAELSALQNLLLDTNGFTGEIPEAFSSLKELTTLDLWGNKLSGSIPVWIWQHQKLEFLYLYDNRLTGELPCNITAVNLIEIDLSSNKLTGCIPEDFGTLKKITDIILYHNEFTGPIPRSIGFLPNLRFFQLFDNILSGEVPPELGKHSPLENFEVYNNNLSGLLPEQLCANRKLFNIVVSNNSFSGELPASIGNCLSLKNIMLENNNFSGEFPVNIWLLPLVHRILISDNDFIGTMSEKISSNISRIEMQNNHFSGPIPTFATGLLVLMAQNNQLSGKLPLNLSNLHRLSDLSISGNNISGSIPPSIVLLQNLKSLDLSNNHISGAIPPASIGSILSLTLLDLSSNELTGNIPPDFGNHPINSLNLSFNHLHGEVPLPLQTVNYNYSFLGNPGLCAKWGSRIHLHKCHRGAHLIIWLVLGLTAVIACIIVIWLFFRRRKKTEVVEEVVTDWKMSTFTPDLGFTESDVLSNISEENAIGKGGSGKVYRVHLPSLDGSSNNRIVAVKKIDPERLDGMQFDSEVKTLGSINHNNVIKLLCSISSQDTKLLVYEYMENGSLDDWLHGRKGDGDTEQLSWPRRLAIAIDAANGLHYIHQKCGQAIIHRDIKSANILLDRDFHAKIADFGLARTVINPGQSSHISEHRDGTPGYIAPEYWVNGRTSQKTDVYSFGVVLLELTTGLVAKGVEESEGLAEWAWRILQDSPSSIKDKIDQRIRGSAHLEDIIVVLKLGVFCTSPRADMRPSMEDVRTQLMKTQAGAESMLRKTQAGAESMLRRSWSKGETSSSQYDDGRRDSAAHKKTKSN, from the exons ATGGCGAAACCATCCCAATCCGTCCTTGTGCAACTCGCGGCGGCCCTCCTCTTCCCGCTCGCCCGCTCCGACGCCGCCAGCCCCACCTCCACCGTGTACGACGAGCTCCGCAGCCGTGGCTTCCCGCGCGGCCTGCTCCGGGCCAACGTCACACTCGACGCTGGTTCAGAGGACTTCGCTCTAGACCTCATCTCCAGTTGCCGCATCCTTCTGCCCGCGTACTTCTGCCTCACACGGAGGCCCGTCGCCGTGGGGTTCGACCGGTCGCTGCAGCACGACGAGTTCATGGGCTCGCTGCGCCACGAGCTCTCCGGACACGTCGACGAGCTGCTCGGCCGCGTCGTCGCCGACCCGGCCGCGAGGTGCCTTGTCACTGGCACCTTCTTCGTGTTGCCGGTGACGGCGGCCAGGAAGTTGGGCATCACTTACGCGACGGAGCCCGCgctcatcttcaacctctaccacCGCGTCCACCTGCTCACCAAGAACGGACACTTCAGATGCAACG AGCCTCGGAAGGACACAATCACGTACATCACAAGCATGCCGGCGATCGAGCCGCGCGAGCTCATGTTGTACCTCCAGGAGACGGACACCACTACTCTCAACCAGGATGATCCAATTCAATCGGGCCCCCATCCCCTCCCTGTCGTGACCAGCCCAGCTCCTTCCCTTTTGTCACATTGTTGCTTtatcggcggcggcggccaacATCCTCTTGCTCCCTGGTCACAACCACTCTGCAACGTTGCTAACCTCCACCATCCGTCTCCGCTGCTACTCGCCTTCATCGTGCCGCTGCTCACCTCCACCGCGCTACTGCTCGCCCGTTGTCGTACCGCCACGTTGCTGCTCACCCTCCTGTCACTGTTGATCCCTACCGTTACTCGCCCTCTCGCCATTGTTGATATGCGCCGATGCGCTCCTAGGTCTGTGAGATCAAGTTTGGGGATTAAGACTTATTTCCTCCACTTCCTCGTTGTCGTTCTCCTCCTCGCCGGTGAAGCCAACTCCCGAATCACCACCAAAGAGCATAAGACGCTCCTGGCTATCAAGAAAGAGTGGGGCAATCCCCCGCAGCTTGCGTCGTGGGATACAACTGACCATTGCAGCTGGCCTGGTGTCAGTTGCATGGCACGCGGTGGAGGCCTAGTTACGGGGCTTTCCTTCAAGCGTTTAAACCTTACCGGCAACATTCCTCCGTCTATGTGCAACCTTAAGTACCTGATTCACCTTGATTTTTCATACAACAAGCTCACCGCGAGATTCCCCGGCATCACACTCTATGCCTGCTCCTGGCTTCGGTACCTTGATCTCTCAAACAATTGCTTCCATGGAGTGCTTCCTCAAGATATTAGCCGGCTAGCACCATCTTTGAAGCACCTGAACCTGACTAACAACAACTTCAGTGGTGTTCTCCCAATGGCGATTGCCGAGCTTTCGGCACTCCAGAACCTGCTTCTTGACACAAATGGCTTCACCGGTGAGATTCCAGAGGCATTCTCAAGCCTAAAGGAACTAACCACATTGGACCTGTGGGGAAACAAGCTTAGCGGTTCGATCCCTGTCTGGATCTGGCAGCACCAGAAGCTCGAGTTCCTATACTTGTATGACAACAGACTCACGGGGGAGCTGCCGTGCAACATCACTGCAGTGAATTTGATTGAGATAGACTTGTCATCGAACAAACTCACTGGTTGCATACCAGAAGACTTTGGGACTCTCAAGAAAATAACAGATATCATCCTATACCACAATGAGTTTACAGGGCCCATACCGAGAAGCATTGGCTTCCTTCCTAACCTCCGTTTCTTCCAGTTGTTTGACAATATTCTCTCAGGTGAGGTGCCACCAGAACTTGGGAAGCACTCACCGCTTGAGAATTTTGAGGTCTACAATAACAACTTGTCTGGCTTACTACCGGAACAGTTATGTGCCAATAGGAAACTATTCAACATAGTAGTTTCTAACAACAGCTTCTCGGGCGAGCTCCCAGCAAGCATTGGCAACTGCCTATCGTTGAAAAACATTATGCTCGAGAATAACAACTTCTCAGGAGAGTTTCCAGTGAATATATGGTTATTGCCGTTGGTGCATAGAATATTAATATCGGACAATGACTTCATTGGTACTATGTCGGAAAAAATCTCTTCGAATATCTCTCGAATTGAGATGCAGAACAACCACTTCTCCGGCCCGATCCCAACATTTGCGACTGGGCTAttggttttgatggcacaaaATAACCAACTGTCGGGAAAGCTACCACTTAACCTAAGCAATCTCCACAGGCTTTCCGATTTGTCAATAAGTGGGAACAACATATCTGGATCAATACCACCATCAATAGTATTGTTACAGAATCTCAAATCACTTGACCTCAGCAACAATCATATATCAGGTGCAATACCACCAGCTAGCATTGGGAGTATTTTATCACTGACACTGCTTGATTTGTCCAGCAACGAGCTAACAGGCAATATTCCACCTGACTTCGGCAACCATCCAATTAATTCCCTCAATCTTTCATTTAACCACCTCCATGGGGAAGTGCCCCTCCCTCTGCAAACTGTAAATTATAACTACAGCTTCCTTGGAAATCCTGGGCTTTGTGCCAAGTGGGGCTCGAGGATACATCTCCACAAATGCCACAGAGGCGCCCACCTGATAATCTGGTTAGTGCTTGGTCTGACTGCAGTCATCGCTTGCATCATTGTCATATGGTTGTTCTTCCGACGCCGGAAGAAGACAGAAGTGGTGGAAGAAGTGGTGACAGATTGGAAAATGTCAACATTCACACCTGATCTGGGCTTCACGGAATCCGACGTGCTTAGCAACATATCTGAAGAGAATGCTATCGGCAAAGGCGGGTCTGGGAAGGTGTATCGTGTCCACCTTCCTAGCCTTGATGGTTCCAGCAACAACAGAATAGTAGCTGTCAAGAAGATCGACCCCGAAAGGCTGGACGGCATGCAGTTCGACTCGGAGGTTAAGACATTGGGCAGCATCAACCATAATAATGTCATCAAGCTGCTCTGCAGCATCTCGAGTCAAGATACCAAGCTGCTTGTCTACGAGTACATGGAAAACGGTAGCCTCGACGACTGGCTGCACGGCCGCAAGGGCGACGGCGACACTGAACAATTGAGTTGGCCGAGGAGGCTAGCCATCGCTATTGATGCAGCCAACGGCCTCCACTACATCCACCAAAAGTGCGGGCAGGCTATTATCCATCGGGACATCAAGTCAGCCAACATTTTGCTTGACCGAGACTTCCATGCCAAGATCGCAGACTTTGGGCTTGCACGAACAGTTATCAACCCAGGCCAGTCCTCCCACATTTCAGAACATCGTGATGGGACACCCGGATACATTGCCCCCG AATATTGGGTCAACGGAAGGACGAGCCAGAAGACTGACGTCTATAGTTTTGGTGTCGTTCTGCTAGAGCTGACAACCGGCCTGGTTGCCAAAGGCGTTGAAGAATCTGAAGGTTTGGCTGAATGGGCATGGAGGATATTACAGGATAGCCCCTCCTCAATCAAAGACAAAATCGACCAGCGTATCCGTGGCTCGGCCCACTTGGAAGATATCATTGTGGTGCTGAAACTCGGTGTATTCTGCACGAGTCCTCGGGCGGATATGCGGCCGTCCATGGAGGATGTCCGTACCCAGCTTATGAAGACACAGGCTGGGGCTGAGTCCATGTTGCGGAAGACACAGGCTGGGGCTGAGTCCATGTTGCGGAGGAGCTGGTCCAAGGGTGAGACCTCCAGCAGTCAGTATGATGACGGCCGGCGCGACTCTGCAGCGCATAAAAAGACCAAGAGTAATTAA
- the LOC123411610 gene encoding GDT1-like protein 4, with translation MAPPVTPPPRTASTVASKMFVHTARAASYVRVAGPLRHLLRQPLHDSRQRDSRRDVHHCSRHGDASPKSTVLSGGLSALVVMRVLSAGHGRIVPNLISTKHTNSAATGTGKLEAGQGKSTFRHIFSRFRTPIFLESFLLTFLAEWGDRSQIDSHNCASYPQE, from the exons ATGGCGCCGCCGGTAACACCACCACCACGCACCGCCTCGACCGTCGCATCAAAG ATGTTCGTCCACACGGCACGCGCGGCGTCTTACGTCCGAGTTGCTGGGCCTCTTCGACACCTTCTTCGCCAGCCTCTCCATGATTCTCGTCAGCGAG ATTCACGACGAGACGTTCATCACTGCAGCCGTCACGGCGATGCGTCACCCAAGTCGACGGTGCTCTCCGGTGGGCTGTCGGCACTGGTTGTCATGAGG GTACTATCAGCTGGGCATGGCAGGATCGTTCCGAACTTGATATCGACGAAGCACACTAACAGCGCAGCAACTG GTACAGGAAAGCTGGAAGCAGGTCAAGGGAAATCAACATTCAGACACATCTTCTCAAGGTTCCGTACTCCTATTTTCTTAGAG TCATTTCTGTTGACCTTCCTGGCTGAGTGGGGCGACCGAAGTCAGATCGATAGCCACAATTGCG CTAGCTACCCACAAGAATGA